One Paraburkholderia kururiensis DNA window includes the following coding sequences:
- a CDS encoding ABC transporter ATP-binding protein — translation MLSPQSIPDYLLQSDAVRARFARLKAREPVLEVSNLGKRFASPQGEHVALNNVSFTTHRREFVCVIGPSGCGKSTLIRILAGLETQTSGEVRVNGKAVDGPGADRGMVFQGYTLFPWLTVKKNVMFGLRMNGQGAAEAEREALQWLDLVGLEKFANAYPHQLSGGMKQRVAIARALANRPRILLMDEPFGALDAQTRAKMQAHLLDIWRNVDITILFITHDLDEAIFLADRILVLKAHPGEVQELIEVPVPRPRSYEQFTSPEFLATRARLDALIHPPQSHESPEDDARVSPHMIRMTDVNDDVE, via the coding sequence ATGTTGTCCCCGCAATCCATACCCGACTACCTCCTCCAGTCCGATGCGGTGCGGGCGCGCTTTGCGCGTCTCAAGGCGCGTGAGCCCGTGCTGGAGGTCAGCAATCTGGGCAAGCGCTTCGCCTCGCCTCAGGGCGAGCACGTCGCGCTCAACAACGTGAGCTTCACGACGCACCGGCGCGAGTTCGTCTGCGTGATCGGGCCGTCGGGTTGCGGCAAGTCCACGCTGATCCGCATTCTCGCGGGGCTCGAAACGCAGACGAGCGGCGAAGTGCGCGTGAACGGCAAAGCCGTGGACGGCCCCGGCGCCGACCGCGGCATGGTGTTCCAGGGCTACACGCTGTTTCCCTGGCTCACCGTGAAGAAGAACGTGATGTTCGGGCTCCGAATGAACGGCCAGGGCGCCGCCGAAGCGGAGCGCGAGGCGCTGCAATGGCTCGATCTGGTGGGCCTCGAAAAATTCGCGAACGCGTACCCACATCAGCTTTCGGGCGGCATGAAGCAGCGCGTGGCGATTGCGCGCGCACTCGCGAACCGTCCTCGCATCCTGCTCATGGACGAACCGTTCGGCGCGCTGGACGCGCAGACCCGCGCCAAAATGCAGGCGCATCTGCTCGACATCTGGCGCAACGTCGACATCACGATCCTGTTCATTACGCACGACCTCGACGAAGCCATCTTCCTCGCCGACCGCATTCTCGTGCTGAAGGCGCATCCGGGCGAAGTGCAGGAGTTGATCGAGGTGCCCGTGCCGAGGCCGCGCAGCTACGAGCAGTTCACGTCGCCGGAATTTCTCGCCACGCGCGCAAGGCTCGACGCGCTGATCCACCCGCCGCAATCGCACGAATCGCCCGAGGACGACGCGCGCGTGAGCCCGCACATGATCCGCATGACGGACGTGAACGACGACGTAGAGTGA
- a CDS encoding GNAT family N-acetyltransferase: MSTPDYEIRRAAATDFDGIVALLDLCGLPASDLTAQSLDGFHVAVRDAGIIGVAGLEQAGDAALLRSVAVHPRLRASGLGSRLIDASMALAQTRSLRALYLIPNDDAAHAFFARRGFKHIERSRIPEAIRGLPEFTHLCPQTHPCLWKAVSASNS; the protein is encoded by the coding sequence ATGAGCACGCCTGACTACGAGATTCGCCGCGCCGCCGCCACGGACTTCGACGGCATCGTCGCGTTGCTGGACCTCTGCGGGCTGCCCGCGAGCGACCTCACGGCGCAAAGCCTCGACGGCTTCCACGTGGCCGTGCGCGACGCCGGGATCATCGGCGTAGCCGGACTGGAACAAGCCGGCGATGCGGCGCTGTTGCGTTCGGTCGCGGTTCACCCGCGCCTGCGCGCATCCGGTCTGGGCAGCCGCCTGATCGACGCGTCCATGGCGCTAGCGCAAACGCGATCCCTACGCGCGCTTTACCTCATTCCAAACGATGACGCCGCCCACGCATTCTTCGCGCGGCGCGGATTCAAGCACATCGAGCGCAGCCGCATTCCCGAAGCGATTCGCGGCCTGCCCGAATTCACGCATCTCTGTCCGCAGACGCATCCGTGCTTGTGGAAAGCGGTGAGTGCGAGCAACTCCTGA
- a CDS encoding LysE family translocator — MSAELLSALPAGILFALVTTITPGPNNTMLLASGVNFGFRRTLPHILGISAGVVLLMLSVGFGLGEAFRRFPMLYSVLEVASIAYLLYLAWKIGTSGEIQVRKGERRPMRFHEAIAFQWINPKAWMMVLTAATTIRLSADFGVNAVIMASLFYVIGLPCICLWAAFGTALRRFLADPRRLRAFNVVMALLLVASMYPAALHLLG, encoded by the coding sequence ATGTCCGCAGAACTCCTGAGCGCGCTGCCCGCAGGCATCCTCTTCGCGCTCGTTACCACCATCACGCCCGGCCCCAACAACACCATGTTGCTGGCCTCGGGCGTCAACTTCGGCTTTCGGCGCACGCTGCCGCACATCCTCGGCATCAGTGCGGGCGTCGTGTTGCTGATGCTCTCCGTCGGCTTCGGGCTGGGCGAAGCGTTCCGGCGCTTCCCGATGCTCTATAGCGTGCTCGAAGTGGCGAGCATCGCGTATCTGCTTTATCTCGCGTGGAAGATCGGCACCTCGGGCGAGATCCAGGTGCGCAAGGGCGAACGTCGTCCCATGCGCTTTCATGAGGCCATCGCGTTCCAGTGGATCAACCCGAAGGCGTGGATGATGGTGCTCACCGCCGCCACCACGATCCGTCTTTCCGCCGACTTCGGCGTGAACGCCGTCATCATGGCGTCGCTCTTCTACGTGATCGGGCTGCCGTGCATCTGCCTCTGGGCCGCGTTCGGCACGGCACTGCGGCGCTTCCTCGCGGACCCGCGGCGGTTGCGTGCTTTCAACGTGGTCATGGCGCTGTTGCTCGTGGCGTCGATGTATCCCGCCGCGCTGCATCTGCTCGGCTAA
- the atzF gene encoding allophanate hydrolase, whose product MQVNVLPESARAMSIASLRARYLDGSLTPAQLVDALAARTSGEDAHHVWIRALTRDEMMAYAQRLEGRDPASLPLYGIPFAIKDNIDLAGVPTTAGCPAYAYTPERSAPVVERLIAAGAIPVGKTNLDQFATGLSGQRSPYGACRNALDPRYASGGSSSGSAVAVALGLAAFSLGTDTAGSGRVPAAFHGLVGLKPTKGVLSTLGVVPACRSLDCVSIFAQSASDAACVFDVAHGMADGDPYARAWQPSTRAFAVAPATLRGVRFGVPRKAQLAFYGDDSYAAAFDVALDKLRTAGAELVEIDFEPFLATARLLYEGPWVAERLAAIRAFFESQPDALHPVTRQIIGGAARWSAADAFAAFDRLAALRLEAAQVWEHIDVMVTPTSPTTATIAELEADPIGVNARFGYYTNFVNLLDLSALAVPAGVCAEGAHAGLPFGVTFVARAHDDAALLALARAWLGETQEASAPDTRVEPQSTDAATVRVAVVGAHLSGEPLNVQLTERNATLVATTTTAPAYRLYALPIATAGTPVKPGLVRVSDGGTAIEVEVWDMPVAAYGSFVTGIRAPLGIGTLTLADGSVVQGFLCESAALAGAEDISAYGGWRAYRRHVAQPGREGTDATTNAAATP is encoded by the coding sequence ATGCAAGTGAACGTTCTGCCGGAAAGCGCCCGGGCGATGTCGATAGCGTCGCTGCGCGCACGTTATCTGGACGGCAGCCTTACGCCGGCACAACTCGTCGATGCGCTCGCCGCACGCACATCGGGCGAAGATGCGCATCACGTCTGGATCCGCGCCCTCACGCGCGACGAGATGATGGCCTACGCGCAGCGGCTGGAAGGCCGCGATCCCGCTTCGCTGCCGCTCTACGGCATTCCTTTCGCGATCAAGGACAACATCGATCTCGCCGGCGTGCCCACCACCGCCGGTTGCCCGGCCTACGCGTACACGCCCGAACGCAGCGCGCCGGTGGTGGAGCGGCTGATCGCGGCGGGCGCCATTCCCGTGGGCAAGACGAATCTCGACCAGTTCGCCACGGGCCTCTCGGGCCAGCGCTCGCCTTACGGCGCATGCCGCAACGCGCTGGACCCGCGCTACGCGTCGGGCGGCTCCAGTTCGGGCAGCGCTGTGGCGGTGGCGCTCGGGCTCGCGGCGTTTTCGCTGGGCACCGACACCGCAGGCTCCGGGCGCGTGCCCGCCGCGTTCCACGGCCTCGTCGGCCTCAAGCCGACCAAGGGCGTGCTGAGCACGCTCGGCGTGGTGCCCGCGTGCCGGTCGCTCGATTGCGTCTCGATCTTCGCGCAGTCGGCCAGCGACGCCGCATGCGTGTTCGACGTCGCTCACGGCATGGCCGACGGCGACCCGTATGCGCGTGCGTGGCAGCCTTCCACCCGCGCTTTCGCAGTCGCCCCCGCAACATTGCGCGGCGTGCGCTTCGGCGTGCCGCGCAAGGCGCAACTCGCGTTCTACGGCGACGACTCGTACGCCGCCGCGTTCGACGTCGCACTCGACAAGCTGCGAACCGCAGGCGCCGAACTCGTGGAAATCGACTTCGAGCCGTTCCTCGCCACCGCGCGCCTGCTCTACGAAGGACCGTGGGTGGCGGAGCGGCTCGCCGCGATCCGCGCGTTCTTCGAATCGCAGCCCGACGCGCTGCATCCGGTCACGCGGCAGATCATCGGCGGCGCGGCACGCTGGAGTGCCGCCGACGCCTTCGCCGCCTTCGACCGCCTCGCTGCGTTGCGCCTCGAAGCCGCGCAAGTCTGGGAGCACATCGACGTCATGGTCACGCCCACGTCGCCCACCACGGCGACCATCGCGGAACTGGAAGCGGACCCCATCGGCGTGAACGCGCGCTTCGGCTACTACACGAACTTCGTCAATCTGCTCGATCTCTCCGCGCTCGCGGTGCCGGCAGGTGTGTGCGCCGAAGGTGCGCATGCGGGGTTGCCGTTCGGCGTGACATTCGTGGCCCGCGCTCACGACGACGCAGCGCTGCTCGCGCTTGCGCGGGCGTGGCTGGGTGAAACGCAAGAGGCGTCGGCACCTGACACACGCGTCGAACCGCAATCGACGGATGCCGCCACCGTCCGCGTCGCCGTCGTCGGTGCGCATTTGAGCGGCGAGCCGCTCAACGTGCAACTCACCGAACGCAACGCGACGCTCGTCGCCACCACGACGACGGCTCCCGCTTATCGCCTCTACGCGCTGCCCATTGCCACGGCGGGCACGCCCGTGAAGCCCGGCCTCGTTCGCGTAAGCGATGGCGGCACGGCCATCGAAGTCGAGGTGTGGGACATGCCGGTGGCCGCGTACGGCTCGTTCGTGACGGGCATTCGCGCGCCGCTCGGCATCGGCACGCTCACGCTCGCGGACGGCAGCGTCGTGCAGGGTTTCCTCTGCGAAAGCGCGGCGCTCGCGGGCGCTGAGGACATCAGCGCATACGGCGGCTGGCGCGCGTATCGGCGGCATGTTGCGCAGCCCGGCCGCGAAGGCACCGACGCCACGACCAACGCCGCCGCAACGCCATGA
- a CDS encoding ABC transporter permease: MAGMSQTGWFAVRRELPPRAKWMLAAGSFLLPLLVWCIVSYVPFVWHPQVLITTPGSVDYFQPGMRVDKAVFADELEHARQTHAALPTGVSANPVYLPAPHEVLRAFYTAFTTPPAGQDGVWLHQSLWHSIQVIFWGFVVSSAIGVPLGIVCGTYSALARLQEPFFEFFRYLPAPAFGALMVAILGIYDAPKIAIIVIGTLFQQVLIIANTTRKLEYGLLEAAMTLGTRRLKLLTHVVVPGILPDLYRDQRILLGWAWTYLIVAELVGTSSGITWYITQQARYQHFDNVYAAIMMIGIIGLGTDLVLALLGRKLFPWDRTLKA; this comes from the coding sequence ATGGCCGGAATGAGTCAGACGGGATGGTTTGCCGTGCGCCGCGAACTGCCGCCGCGCGCGAAATGGATGCTCGCGGCCGGCTCGTTCCTGCTGCCGCTTCTCGTGTGGTGCATCGTGAGTTACGTGCCGTTTGTGTGGCATCCGCAGGTGCTCATCACGACGCCCGGCAGCGTCGACTATTTCCAGCCCGGCATGCGCGTGGACAAGGCCGTGTTCGCCGACGAACTGGAGCACGCGCGGCAGACGCACGCCGCGCTGCCCACGGGTGTGAGCGCGAATCCCGTCTATCTGCCCGCGCCGCACGAAGTGCTGCGTGCGTTCTACACGGCGTTCACCACGCCGCCCGCGGGCCAGGACGGCGTGTGGCTGCATCAGAGCCTCTGGCACAGCATCCAGGTGATCTTCTGGGGCTTCGTGGTGTCGTCGGCGATCGGCGTGCCGCTCGGCATTGTGTGCGGCACGTACAGCGCGCTCGCGCGGCTGCAGGAACCGTTCTTCGAGTTCTTCCGCTATCTGCCCGCGCCCGCGTTCGGCGCGCTCATGGTGGCGATACTCGGCATCTACGACGCGCCGAAGATCGCCATCATCGTGATCGGCACGCTGTTTCAACAGGTGCTCATCATCGCGAACACCACACGCAAGCTCGAATACGGGCTGCTGGAAGCCGCGATGACGCTGGGCACGCGGCGGCTCAAGCTGCTCACGCACGTCGTCGTGCCGGGCATCCTGCCGGACCTGTACCGCGACCAGCGCATTCTGCTCGGCTGGGCGTGGACCTATCTGATCGTCGCGGAACTGGTGGGCACGAGCTCCGGCATCACCTGGTACATCACGCAGCAGGCGCGCTACCAGCATTTCGACAACGTCTACGCGGCGATCATGATGATCGGCATCATCGGCTTGGGCACGGACCTCGTGCTCGCGCTGCTCGGCCGCAAGCTGTTTCCGTGGGACCGCACGCTCAAGGCGTAA
- a CDS encoding ArsI/CadI family heavy metal resistance metalloenzyme → MKRFHVHVHVDDLAANIAFYTKLFGAEPTRVEADYAKWMLDDPRVNFAISTRGTKAGVDHLGFQVDEPDELAELAQRAKAADMALLDEGETTCCYARSDKHWIVDPQGIAWEHFHSLGSALVYGESNRQLQSPAPGASACCAPRGATTGAAATPAVGEQ, encoded by the coding sequence ATGAAGCGGTTTCACGTCCATGTCCACGTTGACGATCTCGCGGCCAATATCGCGTTCTATACGAAGCTGTTCGGGGCAGAACCCACACGCGTCGAAGCGGACTACGCGAAGTGGATGCTCGACGATCCCCGCGTGAACTTCGCCATCTCGACGCGCGGCACGAAGGCCGGGGTGGACCATCTGGGCTTCCAGGTGGACGAGCCCGACGAACTGGCCGAACTCGCGCAGCGCGCGAAGGCTGCGGACATGGCCTTGCTCGACGAGGGCGAAACCACCTGCTGCTACGCGCGCAGCGACAAGCACTGGATCGTGGACCCGCAAGGCATTGCCTGGGAGCATTTTCATAGCCTCGGCAGCGCGCTCGTCTATGGCGAGAGCAACCGGCAATTGCAGTCGCCCGCTCCCGGTGCATCCGCCTGTTGCGCGCCGCGCGGCGCCACTACGGGCGCGGCCGCGACACCGGCCGTCGGCGAGCAATGA
- a CDS encoding ABC transporter substrate-binding protein: MKTKFAIASGSPSRAATGATVLAKRSVCRWLARAAGAAALATGLFAAAAQSATAAPLRVGYSDWPGWVAWQVAIDKGWFKEAGLDVQFEWFDYAASMDAYAANKLDAVLVTNGDALTMGANGAKNVMALITDYSNGNDMVVAKPPARTLKDLKGKKIGVEFGVVDHLLLLDALQRNGMKEGDVTLVNAKTNETPQVLASADVSAIAAWQPNAGEALRQVPGARPVFTSADEPGLIYDVLAVNPVSLASHRADWEKLAKIWYRVVHYIGDPATQADAVKIMANRVGLKPEQYLPLLKGTKLLTLPEARAAYVKADGFKSLYGSSRTADAFNVKYAVYKTPQDVNAYIDPSLTAALK, encoded by the coding sequence ATGAAGACGAAGTTCGCAATCGCATCCGGCTCGCCCTCGCGAGCCGCCACGGGCGCCACGGTTCTCGCGAAGCGCTCGGTATGCCGGTGGCTCGCGCGTGCGGCCGGCGCCGCCGCGCTCGCCACGGGGCTCTTCGCCGCCGCGGCGCAGTCCGCTACTGCCGCGCCGCTGCGCGTGGGCTACAGCGACTGGCCCGGCTGGGTGGCGTGGCAGGTGGCCATCGACAAGGGCTGGTTCAAGGAAGCGGGCCTCGACGTGCAGTTCGAATGGTTCGACTACGCCGCGTCCATGGACGCCTACGCCGCCAACAAGCTCGACGCCGTGCTCGTCACCAACGGCGACGCGCTCACGATGGGCGCGAACGGCGCGAAGAACGTGATGGCGCTCATCACGGACTACTCGAACGGCAACGACATGGTGGTCGCGAAGCCGCCCGCGCGCACGCTGAAAGACCTGAAGGGCAAGAAGATCGGCGTGGAGTTCGGCGTGGTCGATCACCTGTTGCTGCTCGACGCATTGCAGCGCAACGGCATGAAGGAAGGCGACGTGACGCTCGTGAACGCGAAGACCAACGAGACGCCGCAGGTGCTCGCCTCCGCGGATGTTTCCGCCATCGCCGCGTGGCAGCCGAACGCGGGCGAGGCGCTGCGCCAGGTGCCGGGCGCGCGTCCGGTGTTCACGTCGGCCGACGAACCGGGGCTCATCTACGACGTGCTCGCCGTAAATCCCGTGAGCCTCGCTTCGCATCGCGCGGATTGGGAAAAGCTCGCGAAGATCTGGTACCGCGTCGTGCATTACATCGGCGATCCGGCCACGCAGGCCGACGCCGTGAAGATCATGGCGAACCGCGTGGGCCTCAAGCCCGAGCAGTATCTGCCGCTGCTCAAAGGCACGAAGCTGCTCACGCTGCCCGAAGCGCGCGCGGCCTACGTGAAGGCCGACGGCTTCAAGTCGCTGTATGGTTCGAGCCGCACCGCCGACGCGTTCAACGTGAAATACGCGGTGTACAAGACGCCGCAGGACGTGAACGCGTATATCGATCCGTCGCTCACGGCGGCGCTGAAGTAA
- a CDS encoding arsenate reductase ArsC, which produces MTTNVLILCTHNSARSVLAEGMLNHWAQKLGKDVRAYSAGSAPSGRINPFALEALANAGVDTEGYRSKSWDEFTADGAPRMRIVITVCDSAAAEQCPLWPGSPVKVHWGYADPSNAPGGDEGKRQTFELTRQAIGYRMLQLLAVPLDRLSDAELQHALNDILKS; this is translated from the coding sequence ATGACCACCAACGTACTCATTCTCTGCACCCACAATTCCGCGCGCAGCGTGCTCGCCGAGGGCATGCTGAACCACTGGGCGCAGAAGCTGGGCAAGGACGTGCGCGCCTATAGCGCCGGCAGCGCGCCGAGCGGCCGTATCAATCCGTTCGCGCTCGAAGCGCTCGCGAACGCGGGCGTGGACACCGAGGGCTATCGCAGCAAGAGCTGGGACGAATTCACTGCGGACGGCGCCCCGCGCATGCGCATCGTCATTACGGTGTGCGACAGCGCGGCCGCGGAGCAATGCCCGCTCTGGCCGGGCAGCCCCGTCAAGGTTCACTGGGGCTACGCCGATCCGTCCAATGCGCCGGGCGGCGACGAGGGCAAACGGCAGACGTTCGAACTCACGCGGCAGGCCATCGGCTATCGCATGCTGCAGTTGCTTGCTGTTCCACTGGACCGCCTGAGCGACGCCGAGCTTCAACACGCGCTGAACGACATCCTGAAAAGCTGA
- a CDS encoding aspartate carbamoyltransferase produces MSSLIASLVVLLGAAALSLPAYADVTARQKEVAQHGADVMPFSLAATTHIFTKTAYGGIQRVVTRHPDARQAALIRGHLAEIARRFSAGDFGAPEQIHGHDMPGLAVLRAAQPGELKIDYRDVRDGGEIVYRSAQPRLVAALHDWFDAQVSDHGHDAMAGHDAGAMHHHPADVSTP; encoded by the coding sequence ATAAGCAGCCTCATCGCATCGCTCGTCGTGCTGCTCGGCGCGGCGGCTCTTTCGTTGCCCGCCTATGCCGACGTCACGGCGCGCCAGAAGGAAGTCGCGCAGCACGGCGCGGACGTGATGCCGTTCTCGCTCGCGGCCACCACCCACATCTTTACGAAGACGGCCTACGGCGGCATTCAGCGGGTCGTCACGAGGCATCCCGACGCGCGGCAGGCCGCGCTGATCCGCGGGCATCTGGCCGAGATCGCCCGTCGCTTCTCCGCAGGGGATTTCGGGGCGCCGGAGCAGATCCACGGCCACGACATGCCGGGCCTCGCCGTATTGCGCGCGGCACAGCCCGGCGAGTTGAAGATCGACTATCGCGACGTGCGCGACGGCGGCGAAATCGTGTATCGCAGCGCACAGCCTCGTCTGGTCGCCGCGCTGCACGACTGGTTCGACGCGCAGGTGTCCGATCATGGACACGATGCGATGGCCGGGCACGATGCCGGCGCGATGCATCACCATCCCGCAGACGTTTCAACACCGTGA
- a CDS encoding ArsR/SmtB family transcription factor codes for MEENDVIRALAALAHGLRLRVFRMLVVAGPAGLTPGAIAGQLDIPNATLSFHLKELMNAGLVTQERDGRSLIYRTAFEQMNALLGFLTENCCQGEACLTPGADSCKC; via the coding sequence ATGGAAGAGAACGACGTCATTCGCGCCCTCGCGGCGCTCGCTCACGGGCTTCGGCTTCGCGTGTTCCGCATGCTGGTGGTGGCGGGTCCGGCCGGGCTCACGCCGGGCGCCATTGCGGGCCAACTCGACATTCCCAACGCGACCCTCTCGTTCCATCTGAAGGAGCTGATGAACGCGGGGCTCGTCACGCAGGAACGCGACGGGCGCAGCCTGATCTACCGAACCGCCTTCGAGCAGATGAACGCGCTGCTCGGCTTTCTGACCGAAAACTGTTGCCAGGGCGAGGCATGCCTCACGCCGGGCGCCGATTCCTGCAAATGCTGA
- the arsB gene encoding ACR3 family arsenite efflux transporter produces the protein MTATNLTASNKPPVKPPARPPIGFFERYLTVWVALCIVAGILAGQFFPAVFQAIGRMQYAQVNLPVGLLIWVMIIPMLVKVDFGSLHEVRQHIKGIGVTLVVNWLVKPFSMAFLGWLFIKHLFAPMLPAAQLDSYVAGLILLAAAPCTAMVFVWSRLTGGDPLFTLSQVALNDSIMVVAFAPLVGLLLGISAITVPWATLLTSVVLYIVIPVALAQMLRKALLARGQAAFDAAMAKIGPWSITALLATLVLLFAFQGEAILDQPLVIALLAVPILIQVLFNSALAYWLNRAVGEKHNVACPSALIGASNFFELAVAAAISLFGFNSGAALATVVGVLIEVPVMLLVVRIVNRSKAWYERA, from the coding sequence ATGACCGCCACCAACCTCACCGCTTCGAACAAGCCGCCTGTGAAGCCACCGGCCAGGCCGCCCATCGGCTTCTTCGAGCGATACCTCACCGTCTGGGTCGCGTTGTGCATCGTCGCGGGCATCCTGGCCGGTCAGTTCTTTCCGGCTGTGTTCCAGGCGATTGGCCGCATGCAATACGCGCAGGTCAACCTGCCCGTGGGCCTGCTGATCTGGGTGATGATCATTCCGATGCTCGTGAAGGTGGACTTCGGCTCGTTGCACGAGGTGCGCCAGCACATCAAGGGAATCGGCGTCACGCTCGTCGTGAACTGGCTCGTCAAACCCTTTTCGATGGCGTTTCTCGGCTGGCTCTTCATCAAGCATCTGTTCGCGCCGATGCTGCCCGCCGCGCAACTCGACAGCTACGTTGCCGGCCTCATCCTGCTCGCCGCCGCGCCCTGCACGGCGATGGTGTTCGTCTGGAGCCGGCTGACGGGCGGCGATCCGCTCTTCACGCTCTCGCAGGTGGCGCTCAACGACAGCATCATGGTCGTGGCCTTCGCGCCGCTCGTCGGCCTGCTGCTCGGCATCTCGGCCATTACCGTGCCGTGGGCGACGCTCCTCACTTCGGTCGTGCTCTATATCGTGATTCCGGTCGCGCTTGCGCAGATGCTTCGCAAGGCGCTGCTCGCTCGCGGCCAGGCCGCATTCGATGCCGCGATGGCGAAGATCGGCCCCTGGTCCATCACGGCGCTGCTCGCCACGCTCGTGCTGCTGTTCGCGTTCCAGGGCGAAGCCATCCTCGACCAGCCGCTCGTGATCGCGCTGCTCGCGGTGCCGATCCTGATCCAGGTGCTCTTCAATTCGGCGCTCGCGTACTGGCTCAACCGCGCGGTGGGAGAGAAACACAACGTGGCCTGCCCGTCGGCGCTCATCGGCGCGTCCAATTTCTTCGAACTGGCGGTCGCGGCCGCCATCAGCCTGTTCGGCTTCAATTCGGGCGCGGCGCTGGCCACCGTGGTGGGCGTGCTGATCGAAGTGCCGGTCATGCTGCTCGTGGTGCGTATCGTCAACCGTTCAAAGGCGTGGTACGAACGTGCTTGA
- a CDS encoding methyl-accepting chemotaxis protein, producing the protein MKKLSIRAWLTWLVAFFGFALLVGAAAGLLSLRASNLSLQQMYTVDTPAVADLEGSSGQLLRLRLALATYASLVDLNDEQGATAVLQRFDQYQKISDERLAHYLSIAETGEEQQRLIRDMQDKRSTFLHEGVEPALAALKAGDRNAFQQLQGHKLPSLYSAYEKAMLTLEKLQIDRGAQRYQEAHARFYAVCVAVAVGMVLSLVLVWIARIVLVRAIVGPVDATVAQFERIAAGDLTGRIATTGENEMGRLATALRSMQESLVSTVNTVRQGTESINTGVSEIASGNADLSQRTEEQAASLQQTAASIEELTSTVKQTADNATQASSLARNASDLAAQGGELTQQVVGTMHQIVDDSRQVGDIVGVIEGIAFQTNILALNAAVEAARAGEQGRGFAVVASEVRSLAQRSATAAREIKTLIESSTARVESGSQLVERSGSTMSEIVDAITRVSSIMGEIAAAASEQSTGIDQVNRAVAQMDQVTQQNAALVEQAAAAASALEDQAQRLSAAVSVFNTDDSRHASHTSYAPRLTAPTR; encoded by the coding sequence TTGAAGAAGCTGTCGATTCGTGCCTGGCTCACCTGGCTGGTGGCCTTCTTCGGCTTTGCGCTGCTGGTTGGCGCAGCGGCCGGCCTGTTGTCGCTGCGCGCGAGCAACCTCTCGTTGCAGCAGATGTACACCGTCGATACGCCGGCCGTTGCTGACCTCGAGGGCAGCTCCGGCCAGTTGCTGCGGCTGCGCCTTGCGTTGGCCACGTATGCGTCGCTCGTCGATCTGAACGACGAACAAGGCGCCACGGCGGTTCTGCAGCGCTTCGATCAATACCAGAAGATTTCGGACGAGCGGCTCGCCCACTATCTGAGCATTGCCGAAACCGGCGAGGAACAGCAACGCCTCATCAGGGACATGCAGGACAAGCGCAGCACGTTCCTGCATGAAGGCGTAGAACCGGCGCTCGCGGCGCTGAAGGCCGGCGACCGCAACGCGTTCCAGCAGCTTCAGGGCCACAAGTTGCCGTCGCTCTACAGCGCCTACGAAAAGGCGATGCTCACGCTGGAAAAACTGCAGATCGATCGCGGCGCCCAGCGCTATCAGGAAGCGCACGCGCGCTTCTACGCGGTGTGCGTCGCGGTGGCCGTGGGCATGGTGCTCTCGCTCGTGCTGGTGTGGATTGCGCGCATCGTGCTGGTTCGCGCGATCGTCGGTCCCGTGGATGCAACGGTCGCGCAGTTCGAGCGCATCGCCGCCGGGGACCTCACGGGCCGCATCGCCACGACGGGCGAGAACGAAATGGGGCGCCTCGCCACGGCGCTGCGCAGCATGCAGGAGTCGCTGGTCAGCACCGTGAACACGGTGCGCCAAGGCACCGAATCGATCAACACGGGCGTGAGCGAAATCGCGTCCGGCAACGCGGACCTCTCGCAACGCACGGAAGAACAGGCAGCCTCGCTGCAACAGACGGCGGCGAGCATCGAAGAACTCACGTCCACCGTGAAGCAGACCGCGGACAACGCCACGCAGGCCAGTTCGCTCGCCCGCAACGCGTCGGACCTCGCGGCGCAGGGCGGCGAACTCACGCAGCAGGTGGTGGGCACGATGCACCAGATCGTCGACGATTCGCGCCAGGTGGGCGACATCGTGGGCGTGATCGAAGGCATCGCGTTCCAGACCAATATCCTCGCGCTCAACGCGGCCGTGGAAGCCGCGCGGGCCGGCGAACAGGGGCGCGGTTTCGCGGTGGTGGCCAGCGAGGTGCGCTCGCTTGCGCAGCGCAGCGCGACCGCGGCGCGCGAAATCAAGACGCTGATCGAAAGTTCCACGGCGCGCGTCGAGTCGGGCTCGCAACTCGTGGAGCGTTCGGGCTCCACGATGTCCGAGATCGTCGACGCCATCACACGCGTGAGTTCGATCATGGGCGAGATCGCGGCGGCGGCATCGGAGCAGAGCACGGGTATCGACCAGGTGAATCGCGCCGTCGCGCAGATGGACCAGGTCACGCAGCAGAACGCGGCGCTGGTGGAACAGGCGGCCGCGGCGGCGAGTGCGCTCGAAGATCAGGCACAGCGTCTGAGCGCGGCCGTTTCCGTATTCAATACGGACGACTCGCGCCACGCGTCCCACACGTCATACGCGCCGCGGCTCACCGCACCGACGCGATGA